DNA from Sphingosinicella humi:
GAGTTCGATGGCCTTGGGCGACTTCGCCTCATAGGCGAGCGCGAGCGCCTGCTTGTAGAGGCCTTCGGGCGGCGTCTCGCCGGCAGCCTCGGCGGCCTGCAGCCTCTGCTCGACCAGGGCCGCGGCTTCCGCCGGATTGCCCTGCTGCGACAGGGCGGCGGCGAGGTTGGTCATCGCATCCTTGTTGTCGGGCTGGAGCTGGAGGAGCTGCTTGAACGCCTGCGCGGCCTTGGCATAGTCGCCCTTGTTGTAGGCGATCGCGCCGAGGTTCGAATAGAGGGTCGGAAGCTCCGCCTGGGTCGCGCCGCCGCTCTGGATCATCGCCTCGATCGCCGCCAGCTTGCCGTCCTCATTGTTGGTCTGGATGGCGTTGTTCAGCTGGAACTGGGCGATGACGTAGCGGTCGTCATTGTTCTGGGCGGCGGCCTGCGCGGCCGCAAGCGCCGTCTGGAAAGCCGCCTGATCGCCGGCCTGCGCCGCCTTCTGAAGCTCGGCGAGCGACGGACGGGCCTTCTCGCTGAAGTTGAACTTGCGCTCCTTGGCCTCCTCCTGGGCGGCCTGGGCAGGCGCGGCAGCGATCGACACGCCGCCAAGGGCGAGCGCGATGCCGAGCGCGAGGGTGGAAGTGAATTTCATAGCTGTCGTCTCCTGTGGGATGCGTTTTCTTTAGCGAGGTCAGCCGCGCTGGGCGAGCCAGAGAAGCCAGAGGGCCGCCAAATCCGCCCGCGTGCCGGTGACGGCGCGTAGAGCGGTCTCGGCCTCCACCTTCTGGCCGGCGAGGCCGAGGGCCATGCCGAGCCTGGTATTGGCGACGTTCGGGTCGACGGAGCCTTTTTGCAGGGCGGCGCGATACAGGGCCGACGCCTTGGCATAATCACCATGGCCGAAATAGGCGTCCGCGGCGGTCATCGCGGCAGCGCCGGTGGCGGCCGACGTCGCCTTCGTTTCAAGTCCCGCCAGCGCCGAGGAAGCAGTCGTCGCCTTCTTGGCCGCGGCGAGCAGCTCCTTGGTCCTGGCTTCGGACGCGTCGACCATCTTCGCCGCCACGCCCTCGTCGAGCACGGCCTTCGCTTCCGCGCCGAAGCCGGCGGCGGTCAGCGCTTCGGCCAGCGCATAATAATCCCGCTCGCCGGCCAGCCCCTTGGTGTTGCGCAGCAGCCGCAACAGGTCGACGGTCGCGGCCGGGTCGAGCTGTCCCAAATCGCGGCGCACCAGCAGGACGTCGCGCCAGTTCTCAGGGGTCGGATAAGCGGCGATGAGGCCGCGGCTGAAGTCAAGGCTCTCGGCCACCATCCGCGCGTCGAAGGCGTGCTTCAACCCGCGCAGATACCAGGCTTCCGGCACCGGACGATTGGCCGCCTGCTGGAGCTTGATGGCATTGGCGATCAGCGGAATCGTCTCGGGCACCTTGTCGCGGGCCGTCTTGGCCTGGGCGAGTGCGAGGAAGGCTTCCGGATCGTTGGGCGCGGCCTGCGTCCAGCGCGCGAAGGAGGCTTCCGCATCCTCATATTCGCCGGCGCTCATC
Protein-coding regions in this window:
- a CDS encoding tetratricopeptide repeat protein, with translation MKFTSTLALGIALALGGVSIAAAPAQAAQEEAKERKFNFSEKARPSLAELQKAAQAGDQAAFQTALAAAQAAAQNNDDRYVIAQFQLNNAIQTNNEDGKLAAIEAMIQSGGATQAELPTLYSNLGAIAYNKGDYAKAAQAFKQLLQLQPDNKDAMTNLAAALSQQGNPAEAAALVEQRLQAAEAAGETPPEGLYKQALALAYEAKSPKAIELTRELIAAYPTAQNWRDGLMIFREMRNPTGDANLDLMRLMRAANALNGERDYYELAEAANTKGLPGEAKAVIDAGVAAKAINATQPAFKDLLASASSKVEQDRASLPGLEKKAMASADGKLALATGDAYYGYGDYAKAAALYRAALEKGSIDANIANTRLGMALGLAGQKAEAEAAFKAVTGPRADLAGYWLLWLGQKA